The nucleotide window AATGTACTGTCCCTCCTTTACTCATTACAGTCTCTGTTCAAATGACCTCTAATCAAAGATGCTTTACCAGGTCATACTGTATATGAAGTCATCCCATCTCTATctttcctccctgcttctcttttcttcatgtcACTTACCAGCATGTTACATAttgagtatttattatttctcatattCCACAACTAGAATTAAGTTCCATAAGagtagtgcttttcttttttccactgctTTAGCTCCAGTGCCTAAAATAACTCCTGCCATATAGTaggttctcaaaaaatatttctcggggcgcctgtgtggctcagtcggttaagcggctgacttcagctcaggtcacgatctcgcggtccgtgagttcgagccccgtgtcgggctctgtgctgactgctcagagcctggagcctgtttcacattctgtgtctccctctctctgaccctcccccattcatgctctgtctctctctgtctcaaaaataaataaacgtttaaaaaattaaaaaaaaatatttctcaaacaaAATGACCATAGTCTCTGATGTCATATTGACCTGAAATTTTATGAAGAAACCCTGATGTTTGTTCGTATGTCAACAAAAAGTTATTTGTCACCACAAAACTGCTCTCTTCCttgataattttctctttcaaatttagAGTTAGTGAGGCATGCTcaaaaacaattggaaaaaaaaaaacaagactttgACCAATCACTCATGTTCTATAGTGATTTTAGTTTTCGAGATATTTCATATGTAATTTTGTATCCCTTTGACTTTTTATGTGCAAGTTGTAGAATTGGTGATTACAATCTACATATCTAATTTGTCAAGAAAGCCTCAGCTAATTTCTTGTGGTGATATGGCTGATACTGCTATTTTTAATTGTCTCAAGTCAGAGAACCATTTGAAAAGTGTTTGTCTTCAAATacatcctgccccctccctgctacaatttaatgtttattttccatttgtagtATCTCAGAGTCTCTGTGCACCTGAGATTGTGGTCATCGTGTCCTTTTCataaaagtttcattttcctACATCTTAAACCCACGGAATTCAGTTTCCATATTAAAGCAATTTATTCagttacaaaattttattttcatagtatATTTAGTAATGtggttgatttttaaatattttatttatttacagaagatatttgagttgttccacaacagatatatacatataggaTATCTgttaaaatggaagaagaaaattaaaatcatgaataTGAGAatgggaagaaacaaaagaaccatGATTTAATTAGAATTGAATCATAATTCCTCTGAATAATCATGTACTTAActactttatttaattattttccccTAAAGGATTAAGTCCTCTTGTGTAAAGGTGCTCCTCCAACAATAGTGTGTTAGAACCACATAGTTTAAAGTCCAAGATGAGTGCCTTCCAGAGATCCATCTGGAAAACTATTTGCTGTGAACTTCACAtggttaaaatgttcatttatgagttacatataaaaatagaactctttGTAAAAACTGTCAAACATAAATAACATGCTTTATGAACATATATGATTCACCAGAAACTCTTCAGCTAGCACTATTTCCTCATTTAAgtatttctcccttccttcctagcATCATCTTCTAAATTCAATCTTACCTGTGGATTCCCCTTAGAGTACCAGAATATTATGGCACCACCAACTGGGTAGTGACAGACCATTGTAGTACCTATTAAATGACCCACTCCTCCAATTTGAGATGAGTTAgagatagtttttattttattttattttttagagaagtggTATTTTGAGTCAGTTTCAAGTGAAATTCTCAGGGTCCTTTCTTGAACCATATTCTCTCAGCCATTCCTCTAGTAATTCTGGAGGGGACTTTTTTAATATTGTTGGCACAGTTGAAATTTCACACAAATAATTTAAGTTTTTCCAAACTCAGCTTTGTAATACAATCTCTGAAATACAATGTCTAATTGATGGCTTCTGagatatttaagagaaaaataattaggcTGTTAGTTCTCCTTCTGAGTGTTTCCTATTCACTAAAAAACTGTTTTCCTGTAATTTCACTCAgtcacttctaaaataaaaaggcaagggtgcctgggtggcttagtcagctaagtgtctgactcctgatttcagctcaggccatggtctcatggtttgtgggattaagccccccattcagctccacactgtcagcatggagcctatttggggttctttctctctcccccaccctctctgtccctcccctgagtgcactgtctctctctcaaaataaataaaaattaattaattaattaattaaaatttaaaaaggaatacatgTAATAAATTCCTAGTGTTCTACCTATGTAGTATATTTTTGACATATatcaatattttagaaaactatGATGCATCCTGCTTAAAATTTCATtgtgttacaaatattttcaatcattcatattttatataacaaatcTGAGTCTTGTTTACTTTCTCAACTACTGTgtgctcaaaatatttaaattctgaaGTATTCCAAACATAAAGTTCATTCTGTActatcttaaaaaataacattagttTTTGCCAGCCACCTTAAAGATTATTTTGCAAGATTATTTTGCAAGGTTGGTCTAGAAAAGGGGGTCAATAATTATATCAGTGACTCAAAAACTTTGGTAAACATGAAAATCACTAAAAGGTTTGCTAGTCAGATTCTTAAGCCCAATTTAACAGATTCTAATGATGTTCATCTGAGATGGGTGCAAAATTAGCATATTTTGTGAAGTCAGCAAATGATTCTAATGCAAAAGGTCAGAAAACCACTCTTTGGAAGCACTGACATAGATTGAAGATTGTATTTTTCCAGGattaagaagaattaaaattatgttagggagaaaaaagaaatactggtaACTTTATTTGATTCCTGATGATTTATCATGGGACTCATTAATTAATTTTACCAGGGAATTATCCTGAAGCACAACCTAAATTCTAGGTGATTATTTTGCATTCTAGATATGCAGACACTGGCCTTTCTTTCATGGAATCAATATGATGctttggaaataataaaattcacattaCCATCAATTgtaaatcatgaagaaaattgATGTATACAGTCCCTTGTTCTTTATCAGCACATCATATAGAACAATTGGACAGAAATTTTTAGATACAGGGaggaaaagataaacattttttttttccttcagataaacTCAGTAAGATTAGTTGACTTTACCAGGGTTTGAAGGGATTATTATTTAACAGGCAAAATGTCCCTTTGCTGGTACATCTTTATATTGCCTACGGCTGATATTGGGATTTCTGCCATTTACCTGGAGGACTGACACCGCCCCATTAACTTTTTCAGTGCACTTAGAACTTCCTTGTTCCTGAGACTGTAGGCAAGAGGGTTTAGGAGAGGGGTGAGGACAGTTCCAAACAGAAAAAGACCCTGATTTAACTTTGGAGTCTTGGCAGAACCAGGTCTCATGTATATGCACAAACCTGGACCAAAATAGAGACCCACCACACAGAGATGAGAGGAGCAGGTGGCCAGAGCCTTGTTTCTACCTTCTGGGGAGTTCATTCTGAGTACAGCAAGGAAGATGAGAACACAAGAAGACAAGATGAGAGATAAGGGCAGGAGCAGAACAAGGATGCTTGTTATAACCACTGCCTTCTCATAGGCTGAGATATCCTCACAGACGATCCTAAGCACAGCCATAACTTCACAGAAGAAGTGGGGAATTTCTCTGGGGCTGCAGATATTAAAATGCAAGGTAAAAGCCGTGTGGCCCAAGGAAGTAAGTGCCCCTCCAACCCAAGACATAGCAATCATCTGTAAGCATACCCTAAGATTTATAATGGCTGGGTACCGAAGAGGATCGCATATGGCTACATAACGATCAAAACACATGAGCGTTATAAGGATGCATTCCGCAATGGCCACAGTCAGGGAGAAGAAAATTTGAGTCCCACAAGCCAAGAATGATATGCTCCGCCATCCGGAGAAGAAGTTGGTGGCCATCTTGGGGATGATGCTAGAGGTCAAAGTTAAGTCCATTAAGGAGAGCTGACTGAGCaggaagtacatgggggtgtggagatGGGAGTACAACCAAATGAGGAGGATCAGAAGAGTGTTGCCAGTGAAGGTTGCCATGTAGATCAGGAGAATGATGGAGACCATGgctgaaatgtatttaaattcaggGAAGAAGCCCAGGAGGATGAAATCTGTGGGTTTTGTCTCATTCCCGCTCCTCAAGGTTGTCTGTAATGCTAACAGGAAGAGaggagatttaaaa belongs to Acinonyx jubatus isolate Ajub_Pintada_27869175 chromosome A1, VMU_Ajub_asm_v1.0, whole genome shotgun sequence and includes:
- the LOC106974643 gene encoding olfactory receptor 2M5-like; amino-acid sequence: MDKVPTVEAVPTYTKPCPSTLALQTTLRSGNETKPTDFILLGFFPEFKYISAMVSIILLIYMATFTGNTLLILLIWLYSHLHTPMYFLLSQLSLMDLTLTSSIIPKMATNFFSGWRSISFLACGTQIFFSLTVAIAECILITLMCFDRYVAICDPLRYPAIINLRVCLQMIAMSWVGGALTSLGHTAFTLHFNICSPREIPHFFCEVMAVLRIVCEDISAYEKAVVITSILVLLLPLSLILSSCVLIFLAVLRMNSPEGRNKALATCSSHLCVVGLYFGPGLCIYMRPGSAKTPKLNQGLFLFGTVLTPLLNPLAYSLRNKEVLSALKKLMGRCQSSR